DNA from Sphingomonas sp. R1:
GGGGCACTCGACCATCCTCACCGGCGATCATCCCGCACGCACCGGAATCATCGCCAATGACTGGACCGACTTCGCCGCGCCCCGCGCCGACAAGACCGTCTATTGCGCCGAGGACGAGACCGTGCCGGGCACGGACTCCAACCACTATACCGTTTCCGACAAGCATCTGAAGGTGCCGACGCTGGGCGAATGGATGAAGGCGGCCGACCCGCAGTCGCGCGTCGTCTCGGTCGCGGGCAAGGATCGCGCGGCGGTGATGATGGGCGGCCACAAGGTGGACGAGCTCTGGTGGTGGGACGGCAAGGCGTTCGTATCCTATGCCGGCCGGACCGCCCCGGAGGCGGTGACCAAGATCAACGCCGCCACCACCGCGCGCATCGCCGAGGCACAGACGCCGCTCGACCTGCCCGCGTTCTGCCGCCCGCGCAGCCGCGCCATCCCGGTCAGCGCCACGAAGACCGTCGGCGATGGCCGCTTCGCGCGCGCCGCCGGCGATGCCAAAGCCTTCCGCATCTCGCCCGAGTTCGACGACGCGGTGCTGGCGCTGGGCGCCAGGCTGGCGACCGACATGAAGCTCGGCCAGCAGGGGCATACCGATCTGCTGATCCTCGGTGCGTCGGCAACGGATTATGTCGGCCACACCTATGGCACCGAAGGCAGCGAGATGTGCCTGCAGCTCTTCTCGCTCGACCAGACGCTGGGCCGGCTGTTCGATGCACTGGATCGCACCGGCGTCGATTATCAGGTGGTGCTTACCGCCGACCATGGCGGCCATGATCTGCCGGAGCGCCACCGCGAACATGGTGCGCCCACCGAGCAGCGCATCACCGCCGAGGTGACCACCACCAGCATCAGCCGCGCGCTGGCCGGCAAGCTCAGCCTGACCGGCCCGGTCCTGGTCGGCGGCCCGGGGGGTGACGTGTACGTCTCGCCCGCCGTTCCGCAGGCCAAGCGCGCTGCCGTGCTCGCCGAAGCGGTAAAGCTTTATGCGGCAAACCCGCAGGTGCAGGCAGTGTTCACCCGCGCCCAGATCGAGGCGACGCCGATCGTCCACACGCCGCCCGAGACCTGGAGCCTGATCGAGCGCGCCCGCGCCTCCTATGATCCGCAGCGTTCGGGCGACCTGATCGTGGCGCTCAAGCCACGCGTCACGCCGATCCTCGATCCGGGTGTCGGCAATGTCGCCACGCATGGCAGCTTTTGGGACTATGACCGCCGCGTGCCGATCCTGTTCTGGCGCAAGGGTATGACCGGCTTCGAACAGCCGCTGTCGGTGGAGACGGTCGACATTGCCCCGACGCTGGCCGCGGTGATCAAGGTGCCGGTGCCAGGGGAGATCGACGGCCGCTGCCTGGACATCGACGCGGGCACCGGCGACAGCTGCAAGTGATCAAGCTCCTCCCCGGCACGGGGAGGACTTTCTGGTCAGCGCCGCTCGAAGGCGCGCATTCCGGTCAGCCGGTTGTTCGTGACCGAAATCCGCCCGCCGGACAGGTCCGCCACGAACGCCGGATCGACCGGCGCGCCGGGTGCGAGGGCTGCGATATTGCCTTCCACCCGCAGCCCGTCGGTCGGGTAGGTTCGCGCTTCCGCCGCCACCACGATCAGCCCGGAGCGATTCTCCTTCGCCCTTCCCTGCACAAACATGTTCTGCGCGATGAGTCCCGTGCCCCCCTCGGCCAGGTCGATCATATAGTTGGTCTTGGTGCCCGCGCTGTCGTCGAAGCTGTTGTCGGTAATCGCCACGCGGCGCGCGCGCAGCTTCACATAGTGCCCGCCGGTGCCGCGCTCGAAGCGGCTATGAGTGATCGTCACCAGCCCATCCACCGTCAGATACACCGAATGCGAACAGCTCGGTGATTCGTCGCACTGGCCGAGCCCGGCAAAGCTCGATCGATCGATGGTGATGCTGCGTACCGTCGGGTGCCCGCCGCCGAGGATGCCTTCCTGACTGTCGCGGAAGGTCGATCGGGTGACGGTGAGGTCGCCCATCTCGATACGGATGCCGGCGCCGTTGCCGTCGCCCACCCGGAACTTGCGGAAGACGATCCCGTCCACGACCGATCCGCGCCCGCGCAGCACGAACGCCGCCTTGCCTTCGCACACGGTGCTCTCGAAGATCGCCGTGCCCGACTGCACTGCCTTGTAGGTGATCCGTCCCGCCGCCTGCACTACGCACTGATGGTAGGTGCCGGGCGTGATCAGGATCGTCGCTGTTCCGTCCCGCACCGACTCCACCGCGGCTGCGAGCGTGGCAAAGCCCTGCCCCGTCTCGGCAATGGTAAAGGGCTGGACGGCGGCGAGCAGCGCAAGGAGGATCGACATCTCGGCATCCTGCCACCGCTCCCGTTAAAATATCGCGCCGTTGCGAAGGCTTGCACATTCCCCGCTTGTGCGCCGCAACGAAGCATTGCAGCATGCACCCAATGGGCCACTCGGGCGTTTGGGAGCATCGATGGGATCACGGGGGGCGTTCGACGAAATCTGGGGGCATGGCGGGCCGGAGCAGCCGCGCGCCGAGTTCTCCACCCTGTCGCAATGGATCGCGGACACTCCCGCCGACGAATTGCAGCGGCGCCAGCAATCGGCGGAGGCCGCGTTCCGGCAGCTCGGCATCACCTTCGCCGTCTATGGCGACAGCGACGCCGCCGAGCGCATCATTCCCTTCGACATCGTGCCGCGCATCTTCCTCCAGCGCGAATGGCAGAAGCTGAGTGAGGGACTCGTCCAGCGGGTCGAGGCGATCAACGCTTTCCTGGAGGACATTTACGGCGCCCGCCGCATCCTCGACGAAGGCATCATCCCGCCCGAGCTGATCCTGCGCAACGAGCAGTTCCGCCCGGAAGTCGCCGGCATCCGTCCGCCGCACGGCGTCTGGGCGCATATCTGCGGGATCGATCTGGTGCGCACCGGGCCGGACGAATTCTACGTGCTGGAAGACAATGCCCGCACACCGTCGGGCGTCTCGTACATGCTCGAAAATCGCGAGGCGATGATCCGGCTCTGCCCCGAGCTTTTTCGCGATTTCCGCGTAGCCCCGGTGGACAGCTATCCGGACATGCTGCTGGAGACGATGCGCTCCGTCGCGCCCTCGGGGCGGGCACGGCCGGTATGCGTCGTGCTGACGCCGGGCCATTTCAACTCTGCCTATTACGAGCACAGCTTCCTCGCCGATTCGATGGGCGTCGAGCTGGTCGAGGCCGCCGACCTCGTGGTCGATGACGACATCGTCTATATGGAGACGATCGCCGGCCGCGTGCGGGTGGACGTGATCTATCGCCGCATCGACGACGACTTTCTCGATCCCTTGGTGTTCAAGCCCGATTCGCTGCTCGGCGTGCCCGGGCTGATCGCGGCCTATCGCGCGGGCAATGTCGCGCTGCTCAATGCACCGGGCAACGGCATCGCCGACGACAAGGCGATCTACAGCTATATGCCCGAGATCGTCCGTTTCTACTCGGGCGGCGAAGCCCGGCTGCCCAATGTCGAGACCTGGCGGTGCCGCGAGCCGCAGGCGCTGAAATATGTGCTCGATCATCTGCCCGAGCTGGTGGTGAAGCTGGTCGACGGTTCCGGCGGATACGGCATGCTGGTCGGCCCCACCGCGACCACGGAGCAGATCGAGACCTTCCGCGCCGCGCTGATCGCCGAGCCGCACCGCTATATCGCGCAGCCCACGCTGGCGCTCTCCACCGTGCCGACGCTGACCGAGAAAGGCCTGGCGCCGCGCCATGTCGATTTCCGCCCCTTCGTGCTGACCGGCAGCGACAGGGTGCGCGTGGTTCCCGGCGGCCTGACACGCGTCGCGCTGCGCGAGGGATCCCTGGTGGTCAATTCCAGCCAGGGCGGCGGCACCAAGGATAGCTTCGTGCTGCTGGGAGACGCGGCATGATGATGCTCTCCCGCACCGCCGCTGCGCTCTACTGGCTCGGCCGCTATGTCGAGCGTGCGGACTTCATCGCACGGCTGGTGGAGGCGACGATCCGCCTCGACGCGCTCTCCGCTCGCCCGGCCGGCGAGGCGGCGTGGCAAAGCGCGCTCGCCGTCAGCTATACCGACGAAGCGTTCGCCGCGACCGGCCACCCGGCGGTGCAGGCGCATGTCGCCCGCTTCCTGACGCTGGAAGCCAGCCACCCCGGCTCGATCATCCGCTGCCTAGAAATGGCGCGCAACAATGCCCGCGCGGTGCGCACCGCGCTCACCCGCGAGGCCTGGACCGCGATCAACCGCGCCTGGTGGCTGTTCGCCAACCGTGCCTCGACCGGCGGGTTTACCGAGACGCTCAACCTTGTCGAGCAGATCAAGGGCGAAACGCGCGGCTTCGAAGGCGCGATCCACCGGATGATGCGCAACGAGGCGACGTTGCTGATTCAGCTCGGCGCCGCGATCGAGCGGGCGGACAACACCGCCCGGCTGGTCGATGTGAAATATCACCTGCTGCTGCCGGCAGGCGAAAGCGTCGGCGGCGCGGTCGATCGCGACCAGTGGACGACGATCCTCCAGACCGTCTCCGCGGTCACCGCCTATCGCTGGCTCTATTCGGAAGGGCTACGGCCAGACAATGTGATCGACCTGCTGGTCAGCCGCACCGAGCTGCCGCGCAGCCTCGCCGCCTGTGTCGAGGAATCCGTGGCGCTGCTCAGCCAGCTCGCCAAGCGCACCGGCCTGCAGGGCGAGGCCGATCGCATGGCCCGCGCCCGCCTTGCCCGCATCCAGAAGGCGCGCACGCCCGACATCATCGTCGGGGGCCTGCACGAATATCTGGAGAATTTCATCACCGAGAACGCGCTGCTCGACAGCGCAATCGCTCGCCAGTTCCGGTTCCTCTGATGCGCATCGCCGTCGAACATCGGTCCATCTACCGCTTCACCCAGCCCCAGGCGCGGATCGTGCAGATGCTGCGCCTGACCCCCTGCGACACGCAGCACCAGACGGTGGTGAGCTGGATGGTGGGCGTCGATTGCGACGCGCGCCTGCGCGATGCGGTGGATGGCTATGGCAACGCCGTTACGATGCTCTACGCCGAAGGGCCGATCGAGGCGATCGAGATCGCGGTTACCGGCGAGGTGCTGACCACCGACAATGCCGGCGTGCTGCGCGGCACGCCGGAGCCGCTACCCCCTGCGCTGTTTCTGCGCTCAACGCCGCGCACCGTGCCAAGCCCCGAACTCGCCGGCTTCGCGGCCGATGTGAGCGGGGGGACGACCGACCCGATCGAGAAGCTCCACCGGCTCAACCAGGCGCTGCACGCCCGCTTCCGCTGCGTGCCGGACGCCCCCGATACCGGCCTCACCGCGGCGCAGGCCTTTGCCGGCAAGGCGGAGGCATCGCGCGACGTCGCGCAGATGTTCGTCGCCGCCGCGCGGACGCTGGAGGCGCCGGCCCGCTATGTCTCGGGCTATCATCTCGACGGCACCCAGCAATGCGCGCCGCACGCCTGGTGTGAGGCTTGGATCGACGGGCTTGGCTGGGTGGCGTTCGATCCCGTGACCGGCCTGTCGCCCGATGACGGCTATGTCCGGGTCGCCGTGGGCCTGGATTCGGAGGGCGCCGCGGCGGTCGCCGGGCACCGTATCGGGCATGGCGACGAACAGCTCGCGGTGGATCTGCACGTCGACCGCCTGGGCAACGAGGAATAGGTCTCCGCCGTCGCTACCGAGCGCCGGGGCCTGCCCGGCGCTGGAATAAATTGCGTCGTGCGGTCGTCTTGGGTCGCAGAGTTAGCCGTCCACGCGAGCGGCGGACGGCATTGGCAGCTCCCCCTCCTCAGGCGAATGCGGCAGCTACCGCGCTGGGCATTGCGCCGACCAGGTCTTCGTCCTCCAGCAGCGCCCAGCCGGTGGGACCCAGCACCTCGATCGGGCGATAGCGGGTCTTGTAGGCCATCCGTGCGCTGCCCTTCACCCAATAGCCCAGATAGACATAGGGCAACCCGGCCGCGCGCGCGCGCAGGATATGATCGAGGATGATGAAGTTGCCCATCCCGGGCCGCGCTTCGTCATCGGTGACGAAATAGCTGTAGATCATCGACAGCCCGTCGCCCTGCTGGTCGGTGATGCACGCGCCGACCAGCCGCCCGCGCTCGCCGTCCACCGACGGTTCGCGATACTCGACGACATAGGAACTGACCGGCGACTGCTCGACCATATCGGCATAGTCGCTCTCGTCCATCGCCGCCATGCCGCCACCGGGGTGGCGCGTATCGAGATAGCGCTTGAGCAGCGCATACTGCTCGCCGGTCGCCCAGGGCTTGCACGCGGTGACTTCCAGGTCGCCATAGCGCTTGAGCAGCTTGCGCTGGGTGGCATTGGGCTGGAAACCCTCCGTGACCACGCGCACCGAAACGCACGCGGTACAACCCGCGCAACTCGGCCGATAGGCGACCGACTGGCTGCGGCGAAAGCCGATGCGGCTCAGCGCATCATTCAGTTCGCCGGCGTGCTGGCCGGTGAGTTCGGTGAAGATCTTCCGTTCCTGGCGGCCGGGAAGGTACGGGCAGGGCGACGGACTCGTAACGAAGAAACGCGGAAAACGAGATAATGCGGTCACCGCTCAGCCGTCCTCTTCTCCATCGGGCCGTCCCGACCAGCCCCTCTTAGAAGACTATGGGGCTGGAAGCGCATGATGAAAAGCGCGTTTACCATCAATCAGGACCATTCCAGAGGCCGCCGCGTTCCCACGTGACGCGGAACGAGACGAATCCCGCCGCCGCTAACCATGGATCGCGCTTGGCAGGCGGGGTCGCACCGGGTTGCCCCCGCCAGCGATCTCACGGGGCGATTCGATTCGCAGCCTCAGGACGCGGGCGCGTTGCCGAGTCCCAGGGCATCGAGCGCCGCCCCGACGCCATCCTCCGCTGCCAGCGCGAAGGCGGCGCGCCGGGCATGCGCGGCAATGCCCTCGTCTGCCAGCAGCATCCGGATCGTCGCGGCAGCGCGCGCAGGGGTGTAACGGCGCTTGGGCAGCGACAGACCCAGCCCGGCGCGCACGATCCGCGCGGCATTGTCGAATTGGTCGCCGAAGATCGGGCAGACAAGCTGCGGAACGCCTGCCCCGATCGCCTGTGCGGTCGTGCCGATGCCGCCATGCCCGATCACCGCCGCTGCCTGCCCGAACAGCTGGGAATGGGGTGCATAGCCGACGACCAGCACGTCCTCCCCCGCCAGCCCGGCATGGGTCGCCAGCAAATCCTCGCCGACCAGCAGCACGGCCCTTCGCCCCAGTCGCCGCGCCGCCTCGGCACTGGCGGCGTAGAAGCCGTCTTCGGCATAGACCGCCATGCTGCCCAGCGTGAATACCAGCGGCGGCGGCCCGGCCGCGAGGAAGGTCTTGAGCGCCGGCGACAGGCCCTGCCCGCCAAAGCCGCCATCGTAGAAGACGAAGCCGGTCTGGACGAAGCTGGCAGGCGTATCGGACGGTGCGGGCGAAAAGGCGGTCGACCACAGGCCCACCGCCCGGTCGACCGCCAGCGGTCCGGCCAGGACCTCGTTGCCAGCGAAGGGGGGCGCGCCGGCATCCGCCCGCAGCTGCGCGAACGGCTCCAGGCCCTTTGCGAAGCGCCGCTCGGCCAGCCGTAGCAGCGGGCGCACGGCACCCGGGCCGAACCAACGACGCAGCCGCACCAGCATGGTTTCCCCGCGGGTCAGCACCGGCGGATCTTCGGCGGAAAGTAGGGTGATCGGCTGCAGCAGCGCGGTCGCCAGCCGTACCCCCGCCGCCTGCGCGGCGATGCGCGCATGGATCGAAAAGCTGCTGGCGACCACCAGATCGGCGCCGGTCACCACGGGCTTGAGGTCCGCCAGCGTCACCCCGGCATAAGGCACCAGTACCCGGTTGATGATGAAATCGAAATCCTGCGCGATCGCGCGCGCGATCTCGCCCTCATCCATGCCGGTATCGGCGATCAGTTGCGGCCCGTCGGGGCGGATGGGGTGAAATTCGATGCCGTGCCGTTCCGCGATCGGACGCACCGACTCCGCACCGGCGAACACGGGAACATGCCCCCGCGCCTGCATGCCGAGCGCAAGCGCGATGAAAGGGTGCACATCTCCCAGCGTGCCCAGCGTCGCCAATACCACTCGCATCGATCGCCCCCATCTTCCCCAACCCAGCGGATATCGCGACTCACACTGGCAAGGTCAGGTCGTCCGCTCCGAGCCGAGCCTGGTCCGGCTCTCCAGCCGCTTTACGACCCGCCGGCCCAGCGCCACCGATGGCTGCTCCACATAGCGCTGCGACAGGAACGAGCAGAAAACGACGACCGTGAAGTAGGCCGGCATCAATATCAGCACCGCCATCACCCAGGACGAGAACAGCGGCCAAAGACTGATGACGAGCGCAAGAATGATCGTATGGAGAAGATACACGGAATAGCTGATCTTGCCAAGGAACTGCCATGCGCTCGAAGTGAAAAGCTTAGCATATACACAAACGAGGAAGAGCGACACGCCACCTAGGTAACCCGTATTCGCCGCTACGACGCCGATCAACTCGGTCTTTGTATGATGATAGGCAAGCGTATTCGCTGCGGATGCGCCAAACACCAGAAAGAACAGCGCCGCAGGATATAGCTTGGTC
Protein-coding regions in this window:
- a CDS encoding alkaline phosphatase family protein — its product is MKLLAPFAAAVALAATPALAQQSAPVPAAPATPPKLVVVISVDQFSADLFAEYRAQFTSGFARLMTGAVFPAGYQSHAATETCPGHSTILTGDHPARTGIIANDWTDFAAPRADKTVYCAEDETVPGTDSNHYTVSDKHLKVPTLGEWMKAADPQSRVVSVAGKDRAAVMMGGHKVDELWWWDGKAFVSYAGRTAPEAVTKINAATTARIAEAQTPLDLPAFCRPRSRAIPVSATKTVGDGRFARAAGDAKAFRISPEFDDAVLALGARLATDMKLGQQGHTDLLILGASATDYVGHTYGTEGSEMCLQLFSLDQTLGRLFDALDRTGVDYQVVLTADHGGHDLPERHREHGAPTEQRITAEVTTTSISRALAGKLSLTGPVLVGGPGGDVYVSPAVPQAKRAAVLAEAVKLYAANPQVQAVFTRAQIEATPIVHTPPETWSLIERARASYDPQRSGDLIVALKPRVTPILDPGVGNVATHGSFWDYDRRVPILFWRKGMTGFEQPLSVETVDIAPTLAAVIKVPVPGEIDGRCLDIDAGTGDSCK
- a CDS encoding right-handed parallel beta-helix repeat-containing protein; the encoded protein is MSILLALLAAVQPFTIAETGQGFATLAAAVESVRDGTATILITPGTYHQCVVQAAGRITYKAVQSGTAIFESTVCEGKAAFVLRGRGSVVDGIVFRKFRVGDGNGAGIRIEMGDLTVTRSTFRDSQEGILGGGHPTVRSITIDRSSFAGLGQCDESPSCSHSVYLTVDGLVTITHSRFERGTGGHYVKLRARRVAITDNSFDDSAGTKTNYMIDLAEGGTGLIAQNMFVQGRAKENRSGLIVVAAEARTYPTDGLRVEGNIAALAPGAPVDPAFVADLSGGRISVTNNRLTGMRAFERR
- a CDS encoding circularly permuted type 2 ATP-grasp protein — translated: MGSRGAFDEIWGHGGPEQPRAEFSTLSQWIADTPADELQRRQQSAEAAFRQLGITFAVYGDSDAAERIIPFDIVPRIFLQREWQKLSEGLVQRVEAINAFLEDIYGARRILDEGIIPPELILRNEQFRPEVAGIRPPHGVWAHICGIDLVRTGPDEFYVLEDNARTPSGVSYMLENREAMIRLCPELFRDFRVAPVDSYPDMLLETMRSVAPSGRARPVCVVLTPGHFNSAYYEHSFLADSMGVELVEAADLVVDDDIVYMETIAGRVRVDVIYRRIDDDFLDPLVFKPDSLLGVPGLIAAYRAGNVALLNAPGNGIADDKAIYSYMPEIVRFYSGGEARLPNVETWRCREPQALKYVLDHLPELVVKLVDGSGGYGMLVGPTATTEQIETFRAALIAEPHRYIAQPTLALSTVPTLTEKGLAPRHVDFRPFVLTGSDRVRVVPGGLTRVALREGSLVVNSSQGGGTKDSFVLLGDAA
- a CDS encoding alpha-E domain-containing protein, coding for MLSRTAAALYWLGRYVERADFIARLVEATIRLDALSARPAGEAAWQSALAVSYTDEAFAATGHPAVQAHVARFLTLEASHPGSIIRCLEMARNNARAVRTALTREAWTAINRAWWLFANRASTGGFTETLNLVEQIKGETRGFEGAIHRMMRNEATLLIQLGAAIERADNTARLVDVKYHLLLPAGESVGGAVDRDQWTTILQTVSAVTAYRWLYSEGLRPDNVIDLLVSRTELPRSLAACVEESVALLSQLAKRTGLQGEADRMARARLARIQKARTPDIIVGGLHEYLENFITENALLDSAIARQFRFL
- a CDS encoding transglutaminase family protein, which translates into the protein MRIAVEHRSIYRFTQPQARIVQMLRLTPCDTQHQTVVSWMVGVDCDARLRDAVDGYGNAVTMLYAEGPIEAIEIAVTGEVLTTDNAGVLRGTPEPLPPALFLRSTPRTVPSPELAGFAADVSGGTTDPIEKLHRLNQALHARFRCVPDAPDTGLTAAQAFAGKAEASRDVAQMFVAAARTLEAPARYVSGYHLDGTQQCAPHAWCEAWIDGLGWVAFDPVTGLSPDDGYVRVAVGLDSEGAAAVAGHRIGHGDEQLAVDLHVDRLGNEE
- a CDS encoding arginyltransferase → MTALSRFPRFFVTSPSPCPYLPGRQERKIFTELTGQHAGELNDALSRIGFRRSQSVAYRPSCAGCTACVSVRVVTEGFQPNATQRKLLKRYGDLEVTACKPWATGEQYALLKRYLDTRHPGGGMAAMDESDYADMVEQSPVSSYVVEYREPSVDGERGRLVGACITDQQGDGLSMIYSYFVTDDEARPGMGNFIILDHILRARAAGLPYVYLGYWVKGSARMAYKTRYRPIEVLGPTGWALLEDEDLVGAMPSAVAAAFA
- a CDS encoding glycosyltransferase, which translates into the protein MRVVLATLGTLGDVHPFIALALGMQARGHVPVFAGAESVRPIAERHGIEFHPIRPDGPQLIADTGMDEGEIARAIAQDFDFIINRVLVPYAGVTLADLKPVVTGADLVVASSFSIHARIAAQAAGVRLATALLQPITLLSAEDPPVLTRGETMLVRLRRWFGPGAVRPLLRLAERRFAKGLEPFAQLRADAGAPPFAGNEVLAGPLAVDRAVGLWSTAFSPAPSDTPASFVQTGFVFYDGGFGGQGLSPALKTFLAAGPPPLVFTLGSMAVYAEDGFYAASAEAARRLGRRAVLLVGEDLLATHAGLAGEDVLVVGYAPHSQLFGQAAAVIGHGGIGTTAQAIGAGVPQLVCPIFGDQFDNAARIVRAGLGLSLPKRRYTPARAAATIRMLLADEGIAAHARRAAFALAAEDGVGAALDALGLGNAPAS